From the Helicobacteraceae bacterium genome, the window CCAACCGTCAAAACGGGCGCTTTCTTAGAAGCGGCGTAGAACCTAGCCAGCCAAGGAGCGTTAAGCATATCGCGGATCATCGTCTCGCCGGTCATTCTCGAATCCGCGTCGTTCCAATCGCCGCTAAGATCGATCGTTTCGCCAACGTCAACGCGGGTAACTTTCGTGGAGCAACCGCTTAAAAGCAGGGCGAAAATCGCCGCGCCTATCAATAAGACTTTTTTCATCTTTGTCCCTTGTTTTGAATTAATAATTATACAATCAAAAAACTATCTAAAACGCGCGGCGCGGCGATAAGCCGGATTCTGTCTTGGACGACGATTTCTCTAGGTCGTTTGTCGCCAAACGACTCAAGCGAGGCGTTCGCTTTGCGGAGCTTTAACCTGACGCCTCTTGCTACGGGTTGGGCTTGCCTACAACCTTTGTCGCCAAAGGTTTGGTGGTCTCTTACTCCGCCGTTTCACCCTTACCGCGTAAAACGCGGCGGTTTGTTTTCTGTTGCGCTTTCCCTAAGATCGCTCTCGCCGCTCGTTAAGCGGAACCCCGCTCCGCCGTAGCCCGGACTTTCCTCGCGTTTTACCGCGCCGTCGCCTGCCGCGCCGCGAAGCGAATTATAGCGCCGCAACCAAAACAAACAGAGAACGTCTTTGCTCGGATAAAACGGCGGCTTGCAAGGAGGGGCTATAATTATCCGAAAAATCGCGGCGCGATAAAGGAGCGTAAGTGTTTACAGGTTTGATCAGAGAGATTGCGCGAACGACGTTGACGGGCAATCGCTTGCGCGTAAAAGCCTCTTACCGTCCAAAGATAGGCGATAGCGTAGCCGTCAACGGCGCTTGTTTAACCGTCGTCGCTATAGACAAAGAAGGTTTTAGCGCCGATCTCTCCTACGAGACGCGCCAATCGATCGCGACGGAAAACCTAAATTTTCAAGCGCATATAGAGCCGGCGATGGTTATGGGCGATCGTTTCGAGGGGCATATAGCGCAGGGACACATCGATTTTATAGGCTCAATTCAAGCGATTGAAACGCAAGGCGACGCTCAAAACTTTTTTATCGCGCCGCCAAAAGAGGCTATGCGCCTGATCGCCCCTAAAGGCTCGATTACTATCGACGGCGTAAGTTTGACGATCAACGACGTTTTTGAAAGTTCATTTAAGCTGACGCTTATCCCGCACACGTTAAAAAATACGCTTTTTAGCGGCTATAAGGTAAATCGGCGCGTAAATATAGAGACCGATCTTTTTGCCCGTTACGCGGCGCGGATTTTGGACTGCGGCGCGATCAAAAACGATCTTCCGCGCGATAGGCGACGCGAGATCGATCTGATAACGGCGATCTTCTAGCCGCGCCGTTAACGGCGCGGCGCGCGACTACTTGCCGATCTCCTCAAACTCGTTGTGCTTCCACATATAAGCCAACGCCGACAAGAGTATGAAATACAACACAAAGATAACGCCCAATCGGTTGCGTTCGTCCTTTTTCGGATCGCCGATTTGATCGATATACTCGACCGCCTTAGCCTGCGCCTGTTGCGTTAAACCGACGCGGGGCATCGACGTGCCAAGCAGATGTTTTTGCGGATCGTTGATAAAGGTTTGCAGATAGGATTCGCCCTTAGAACGAATCATCACCGATAGGTCCGGCGGCAAAACGCCGCCTAGATAGGATTTTAGCTCGCCCTCTTGCGCCTGTAACGCTACCTTGTCGTATATAAAGCTGTGGCAACGCGCGCAAGCGTTAACGGCGACGCTTTTCGCGTCGATCTCCTCTATTGGCTTAGCTTGCGACTTAATAAAGCCGACAATGTTTGCCGCATCGTCGTCCGTAAGACCTAGAAACGGCATTTTGAAGTAGGTGGAGCGAACCTTTTCGTCGAACGAGGCGATCGCCTTTTGCGTCGTTTCGTTAGCCGTCTGCTCCGCCTCTTCGAGCGTCATATTGGGATGCGCGTCGATCAGCTTTTGCGCGTCTTGCGGCAACAAGGCGTTTTGACGCGCGGTATGACCCGCTATCAATACCGCGTTAGCGGGGTCTTTAATCAACTCGACCAAAAATACCTCGTCGTAAATGCTAGTCGCGTTGGACAGATCGGGCGGTAGCAATCCGTTGGCGTTTATCAGATCGATCGCCGGCGTTACAATACCCGTCGTTTCCATATTATGACACGCCGCGCACATATTCTTAAACGTTTCCGCGCCTACGGCGAGATTGGCGTTAGCTATCAGGCTTTTGACCCTATTGCGTTCGGCTTCCACTTCGTCCCTGCCCAGCGTTGGATAGAGATCGGCAAACGTATAATCTTCGGGGGCTACCTTAGGATTAAACACATGGTGCGCGTAAGGCTCGATCCCAATATAGGTAACGATCACAAAACCTACCAAAACGGCTAATATTTTAAGGCTTTTCATTGATCCGCCTTTCTATCGCCCGCTTCTTTAGCGGGTTTGGCGCCCTCTTTGGTCGCCTCTTGCGCGGGCTTGATCGCCTCTGGCGCGAGTTTAACGCCCTCGCCAAGCTCGCGCGCTTTTCTCTCGCGGGAGCTAAGGATTGGCAGAGCGACTAGCATTAGCCCCAAAAACGAGATCGACAGCAAAAAGCCGATCCACGCGTTAACTCCCGTCGGCGGCAACTTGCCGTAGATCGTTAAAAAAACGAGAACAACCATCAACGACCAGAACCAGTATTTCATCAGCGGGCGCTTATGCATAGGCAGCACAAGCGGATCGCGATCGAGCCACGGCAACGCGAAAAATACAGCGTTCGCCACGCTAAAAGCGATAAAGCCTAATCCCGAACTAAAGAAAAAGCCGCGAAGCACCTCGTAAGACCAGAGAAAATACCATTCGGGATAGATATGCTCAGGCGTTTTCATCGGATCGGCGGGCAGGAAGTTGATCGGGTCCATCGCAAATCCGTAGCTGTAAAAGACAAGAAAGAAAAAGAGCGCGGACGCCACGCAAACGACAAAAATATCCTCCGCCATAAACTTAGGCCAGAAAGGCATTACTTTAGAGCCAACCTTGTTGCCGGCGAGATATTTTTTCGCCTCCGTTTCAAAGTCGATCTCTTCGCTATCCTCGTTATTGACGTGCGGCGCGCGCAAAGCGTACATATGCAGGCAGATAACGCCGATAATCACGACGGGCAGCAAAAAGACGTGAAGCATAAAGAAGCGCGTCAGCGTCGCGTCCCCCACCGCGTAATCGCCGCGTATCCACACGACCAGATCGCTTCCGATAAACGGAATCTCGCCAAAAAGACCGGTGATAACCTGCGCCGCCCAGAAACTCATCTGCCCCCACGGAAGCATATAGCCGCTAAAGCCCGCCGCGCTAAAGGTAACAAACAGCAAAACGCCGCTAAGCCAGATAATCTCGCGCCCCGATTTGAACGAGCCGTAGTAGATACCGGTGAACATGTGAATATAGATAAAGAGGAAAACCAGACTTGCCGCCACCGCGTGCATATGCCTAAAGAGCCAGCCGAACGCCACCTCTTGCATAATGGTGTAATTGACGCTGTAAAACGCCATGCCTTCGTCGGGCTTGTAATACATCATTAGGAATATGCCCGTAACCACAAGCACCGTAAAGAGCGTGGCAAGTACCATTCCAAAACTCCACAAGAAGTTGATCTTCTTGGGAATCCAATATTCCGTCATCATCACTTTGATAAAGGCTTTGCCCCAAAGGCGTTGATCGAGCCACTCCCCTATGCCGTTTGCTTTTTTGAAATTAGCCATTTTCGCTCTCCTTTAAGCTAACGACGCGAGTCGTTTATACTCCTCGCCCTCTTCGCCAAGCACGATTACCGCGCCGTCTATCCTAAAAGGAGGAATATCAAGCGGACGGGAAGGAGGTCCGAAAGTATTAACGCCGCTTACGTCAAACTCTCCGCCGTGGCAGGCGCACTTGAACTGCTGCGCGCTTTGATTCCAAGCGGGAATACACCCTAGATGAGTGCATAGCGCGACGACGATCGTGTAGGCTGCGCCGTTAATAACGACGTCGCGTTTTTCGTTAAGCGGCATATTATCGCCTTTTTTGAGGATATAAACCGGTTTCTTACGATAAACGACTCTAATCAACTCGCCCGGCGTTAGCGCGGAAATATCCACCTCGGTCGTGCCAGCCGCGATTACGTTGGGAAGCGGGTCCCATGTGCGCTTCATGCCGTAGAGAGCGGCTACGCCCCCCGCCGCCGCGGCTACGCCAAGCGCCATGCCGGCGCCCTTTATGAAGCCGCGCCTTTTGGAGTTATACTCCATCTTCGCCCCTTTTCTTTGAAATATTGGGTTTAGGTTACAACTACCGCGATTGTTAAACGCGGCTTAAAACGTCATATTTTAGCCCTCTTTGCCTAAAAAGAGCGCCTAAATTTATCTGCGCCTGTTCAAAAACGCGATTTTAATAGCTAAAATATCCAGCGCCGCGGGGGTCATACCGCTGATCTGTTCCGCGTCAAAAAGCGTTTGCGGTCGGAAGCGCTTCAGCTTTTGCGTGATTTCCGCGCCAAGCCCTTCGATCGCGCTAAAATCAAGATCGGCTGGGATAGATAGCGTCTTCATCTCCCTCATGCGCTCGATCTGCTCTTGCTGTTTAGTTAGATAGTGATCGTATTTCGCGGCGATAAGAATCTGCTCTATAGCTTCGGCGCTTACCTTTTCAAAATAGCCGTCGATCGCGCGCAATTTCG encodes:
- a CDS encoding riboflavin synthase gives rise to the protein MFTGLIREIARTTLTGNRLRVKASYRPKIGDSVAVNGACLTVVAIDKEGFSADLSYETRQSIATENLNFQAHIEPAMVMGDRFEGHIAQGHIDFIGSIQAIETQGDAQNFFIAPPKEAMRLIAPKGSITIDGVSLTINDVFESSFKLTLIPHTLKNTLFSGYKVNRRVNIETDLFARYAARILDCGAIKNDLPRDRRREIDLITAIF
- a CDS encoding c-type cytochrome, which codes for MKSLKILAVLVGFVIVTYIGIEPYAHHVFNPKVAPEDYTFADLYPTLGRDEVEAERNRVKSLIANANLAVGAETFKNMCAACHNMETTGIVTPAIDLINANGLLPPDLSNATSIYDEVFLVELIKDPANAVLIAGHTARQNALLPQDAQKLIDAHPNMTLEEAEQTANETTQKAIASFDEKVRSTYFKMPFLGLTDDDAANIVGFIKSQAKPIEEIDAKSVAVNACARCHSFIYDKVALQAQEGELKSYLGGVLPPDLSVMIRSKGESYLQTFINDPQKHLLGTSMPRVGLTQQAQAKAVEYIDQIGDPKKDERNRLGVIFVLYFILLSALAYMWKHNEFEEIGK
- the petA gene encoding ubiquinol-cytochrome c reductase iron-sulfur subunit; the protein is MEYNSKRRGFIKGAGMALGVAAAAGGVAALYGMKRTWDPLPNVIAAGTTEVDISALTPGELIRVVYRKKPVYILKKGDNMPLNEKRDVVINGAAYTIVVALCTHLGCIPAWNQSAQQFKCACHGGEFDVSGVNTFGPPSRPLDIPPFRIDGAVIVLGEEGEEYKRLASLA